Proteins from a single region of Catenulispora acidiphila DSM 44928:
- a CDS encoding MarR family winged helix-turn-helix transcriptional regulator, translating into MTTPAPKPLALRRRLPFALVTLATAARRDTTQALAGSNLGVFQHAVLAVLAECGPLIQKDAAARLGIDSGDMVAYVDDLLAAGSVDKQRDPADRRRQILEITPAGKRLLADAERDLDAATEQTFGALSTQERGQLYELLVRVLAQRDPDGWPDAESAS; encoded by the coding sequence ATGACGACCCCCGCCCCCAAGCCCCTCGCCCTGCGCCGGCGCCTGCCGTTCGCGCTGGTCACCCTGGCCACGGCCGCGCGGCGCGACACCACCCAGGCCTTGGCCGGCAGCAACCTGGGCGTCTTCCAGCACGCGGTCCTGGCCGTCCTGGCGGAGTGCGGGCCGCTGATCCAGAAGGACGCCGCCGCGCGCCTGGGCATCGACAGCGGCGACATGGTCGCCTACGTCGACGACCTGCTGGCCGCGGGCAGCGTCGACAAGCAGCGCGACCCGGCCGACCGGCGCCGGCAGATCCTGGAGATCACCCCCGCGGGCAAGCGCCTCCTGGCTGACGCCGAACGCGACCTCGACGCGGCGACCGAGCAGACCTTCGGCGCTTTGAGCACGCAAGAGCGCGGCCAGCTGTACGAACTTCTGGTGCGCGTCCTCGCGCAGCGCGACCCGGACGGCTGGCCCGACGCGGAATCAGCGAGTTAG